From the genome of Labedella gwakjiensis:
CGGGCTTCGCCACGCTGCCGCCGACGCTCGTGATGCTGCTGCTCGCGAGCCGCGTCGGGGCGCTCGCCGCGCGCATCGGTCCGCGCCTCTTCATGACGGTGGGTCCGCTCGTCGCCGGTGCCGGCTTCCTCCTCATGCTCACGGTGTCGGAGCCCGTCCAGTACGCCTGGCAGGTCCTGCCGGGCATCGTCGTCTTCGGTCTCGGAATGGCGATCACCGTCGCGCCGCTCACGAGCGCGATCCTCGGGGCGCCGCCGGCGGCGCAGGCGGGCATCGCGTCGGCCGTCAACAACGCCGTCTCGCGTGTGGCCGGACTCGTCGCGATCGCGTGCGTCGGCTTCATCGTGGGCGCCGAACTCGACGTGAACGGGCTGCACCGCGCCCTCGCTGTCACGGCGGCCCTGCTCATCCTGGGCGGCATCGTCTCGTGGTTCGGCATCCGCAACCCGGCCCCACCTGGAACCGTCCCGACCCACACGGCCCCGGTCTCCACCCGCCCCTGACGGATCCCGCTCGTCAGGAGACCCGGCGGCGGTGCTAGAAGGTGGTGCCGCCCGTGACCGAGACGACGGCGCCCGAGACGTACGACGACGCCGGGTCCGCGAGGAACACGTACGTGCTCGCGAGCTCCGCGGGCTGACCCGCGCGACCCAGGGGAGTGTCCTGCCCGAAGTCCGGCAGCTTCTCCGGCCACGACGTGCCGGGGATGAGCGGAGTCCACACCGGCCCGGGTGCCACGGCGTTCACGCGGATGCCCTTCTCACCGAGCTCCTGCGCGAGAGCCTTCACAAACGCGAGCTGGGCGGCCTTCGTCATGGCGTAGTCGATGAGCTGGGGGGACGGGCTCGCGGCCTGCACGGACGATGTCACGATGATCGACGACCCCGGCTTCAGGTGCGGCACGGCCGATCGGGTCATCCACAGCTGGGCGTAGATGTTCGTCTCGAAGGTGCGCTGGAGCTTCGCCGTCGCGAGCTCGGTGATTCCGTCGGCGACGTCCTGGAACGCCGCGTTCAGAACGAGGATGTCGAGCGAACCGAGCTCGGCGACCACACGCTCGACGATGTCGGCGTTCGTCTGCTCGTCGCGGATGTCCGCAGCGATGACGAGGGAACGGTGCCCGGCCTCCTCGATGAGGCGACCGGTGTCGTCGCCGTCGGCCTGCTCCTCCGGCAGGCACACGATCGCGACGTCGGCGCCCTCGCGAGCGTAGGCGATGGCCGCTGCCCGGCCGATCCCCGAGTCACCACCGGTGATGAGCGCCACGAGGCCCTCGAGCCGGCCGGAGCCGCGGTAGGTGTCCTCGCCGTGGTCGGGCCTCGGCGTCATCTCGCTCGTGAGGCCCGGCTGGGTCTGCTCCTGCTCCTTGAAGCCGTCCTCGTGGTGCGCGGTGCGGGGGTCGTTCTCGGCGGTCATGCGTCCTCCTCGATCGTGTGCGGTGTTCCTCCTCGACGCTACGGAGGAGCACGCGACAGCTCGCGGGCTTGACAGCGGATAGCTCGGATGAGATCCCGCGCGCTGACGCGACATCCTCCGGACGGGGGATGAAGCGGGGCGGCTGACCTCGTTAGGCTCGCGGGATGGCCCCCCGGACATCTGCTCGATCGCGCCCGACGATCCTCCTCGGCATCGCGGCCACCGCGCTCCTCGCCGCCGCCGTCACGGCCACGGCGTCGCCCGCTCACGCCGACACCGACGACTTCACGTTCGACTCGTTCCACGCCGACATGACCCTCGTGCGGTCGGCCGACCGGCACGCCGAGCTCCTCGTCACCGAGACGCTCGTGGCGCGCTTCCCCGAGGACGAGGAACAGAACCGCGGCATCATCCGCGCGATCCCCGACGACTACGACGGCGTGCCGCTCCGCACCGAGATCGCGAGCGTCACCGATGAGGACGGCGAACCGGTGCCGTACGAGGTCTCGGAGGACGGCGGCTTCCTCGAGGTCGCGACCGGCGACGACTCCTACGTGTTCGGTGAGCAGACCTACGTGATCTCGTACACGCAGCGCGACACGATCCGAGCCTTCGCGGACACGGAGGCCGACGAGTTCCAGCGCGACCTCAACGGCACCGGATGGGAGCAGCCGTTCGGCGAGGTGACCTCGACCCTCACCATGGATGCCGAACTCGCGGAGGCCCTCACGGGCAACGCCGCGTGTTACCTCGGCGAGCAGGGCTCGACGGATCTCTGCGACATCGAATCCGCCGAGGAGGACGGCTCCGTCGTGTTCCGCACGTCCGCCTCGGACCTCGACCCGGGTGAGAACGTCTCCATCGCGGTCGGCTTCGACGCGGGGACTTTCGTGCCAGGCGAGGTCGAACGCAACGGACTCGAGCAGTTCGCGTTCGACGCGACGCCGGCCGTGCAGGGCGGTTCCATCGCGGCGATCGCCCTGAGCGTCGTCGCGGCGATCGGAGCCCTCGTCGGCCGGCGCCGCAGCCGTGATGCGCCCGGTCGCGGCGTGATCGTGCCGCAGTACGAGCCCCCGCGCGACGTCACGGTCATGCAGGCGGCGCACCTCGCCGGGCGCAAGAATCAGGCGGTGCCTGCAGCGCTCGTTGATCTCGCGGTCGCCGGCAACGTCCGGCTCCTCGCGACCGAGGGGGAGGAGACGTCCGACGGCGTCGTGCTCGAGTACGTGCGGCCGAGCGAGGACGCCGAGAGGCAGGACGTCCTCGTCGCCCTCTTCGGGGAGGGTGCAGAGGCGGGTGCCCGGAAGAAGATCGCGCCCGACGCGCAGGCGCTCGCTGCCCGCCTCTCCGCGCTCTCCGATGTGGCCAGGGACTCGCTCCGCGACGCCGGACTCACCGAGACCCCCGACCACCGCGCCGCGTCGCTCGCGATCTACGGCAGCATCGGCGTCTTCGTCCTCGCCTTCGTCTGCCTGATCCTCGGCGTGCTCGGGCGCACGGGCACCTGGTTCGGCGGGGTGGCGCTCCTCGCCAGTGTGCTCGCGGTCGTCCTGGCGATATCCCTCTGGCGATACCGTGACCGCATCACCGACACCGGGGCGTCCGCACGCGACCACCTCGTGGGCCTGCGCGACTACCTGGCGCTCGCTGAGAAGGACCGGCTGCGCGTGCTTCAGAGCCCCGAGGGCGCTGAGCGCGTCGACACGGGCGACCCGCTTCAGGTCGTGCACCTGTACGAGGAGCTGCTGCCCTACGCCGTGATCTGGGGGGTGGAGAAGGAGTGGTCGGAGGTGCTCGAACTGCGCGTCCAGGAGGCCGGGACCCGACTCGACTGGTACGGCGGCGGTTCGTCGTTCTCGTCCGTGCACTTCCTCACGACGTTCGGTGCGCTCCGCTCCGGGTCCCTCGCGGGCACGTCGGCCGGGGCCTGGACGGGCTCGGGGAGCGGCAGCTACACGGGTGGGTCGATGGGCGGCGGCTTCTCCGGCATGGGGTCGGGCGGCGGTGGCGGCGGGGGCCGCTAGCCGCGATTCGGGTCGAGGAGCGTCGTGAGCGCCGGCCCCGCCTCGGACTCGGGGACCTGTCCCGTGAGGACGAGTTCCGCCAGTCCGTGGACCGCACCCCAGATCGCCGTGCAGAGGGACGCGCGCCGCGCCTCGGGGGCGTCCGGTTCCAACTCGTCGACGAGGTCGGCGAGGATGCCGTGCACGCGTTCGAGGAGCGGAGCCATCGTGGGTGACGGCTGACGGGGGTCGCAGATCTCCGGATCGTTCATGAGCCGGAAGCGCGCACTGTGGAGTGCCGCGTAGTGGATGTAGGCTCCGGCGACCAGAGCGGCACGCTCGCCCGGCGCGGCATCGGACGCGTCGCGCCTGGCCGCCTCGAGGGAGTCGATCAGGTGGCCCATGCTCACGGCTCCGAGGTGGGCGAGCAGAGAGGCCCTGTCGCCGTAGTGGTGGTACGGCGCGTTGTGGCTCACGTCCGCGCGTCTGGCGACCTCGCGGAGGCTCAGCCCGGAGTGACCGGACTCGTCGACGAGTTCGAACGCGGCCGCCTCGAGGGCGGCGGCGAGGTCGCCGTGGTGGTATCCGCGATCCGATCTTGACACAAGCAAGATTCTATCCCTACGGTGGGGGTTCGCGGATCTAGACAGTGTCCAGATTGCGTCCACGCCCACGACAGGAGACCCATGCCCGCCCTCATCATCGACGGCCACCCGAACGCCGAATCGCTCTCGGCGGCGATCGCCCGCCGCTACGCCGCGTCCTTCGGCGATGCGACGCTCGTGGCCCTGCGCGATCTCGACTTCGACGTGCACCTCCGCGCCGGGTACCGGGCGGAGCAGCCCCTCGAACCCGACCTCGAGCGTGTCTGGCTCGAGATGGTGCGTGCGGACCACATCGTCATCGTCACGCCGATCTGGTGGGGAGCGACGCCGGCGCTCCTGAGCGGATTCTTCGATCGCGTCCTCCTCCCGCGGAGGGCGTTCCGCTTCTCGCGACTCGGCCTCCCCGTCGGGCTCCTCGCCGGGCGCTCCGGGCGGCTCGTCGTCACGACCGACTCGCCGCGTCTCTTCCTCGCTCGTCAAGGCGACCCCACCGTGCGCGCAGTCCGTGACGGGACGATGCGGTACTGCGGCATCGCGCCCGCCGCCGTGACGCGCATCGGTCCGGTCCGCGGGGCGGATCAGGAAAGGCGTGAGGCGTGGCTCGCGCGTATCGAGGGGATCGCGGCGCGAGATGCCGAGCGCGTGACGCGTTCGGCGCCGCGTCGAGCCCGCCGGGCCGCGCGGCTGGCGGAGATCCCGTCGCGCGCACGGTCGACGGAGAGTGTGGGGCGGGCCTGGGATCGACACTGAACCCGGCCCAGGCAGGGAAAAGGGGATCAGCGACCCGAACGCTGATCCCCTTCTGTTCCCTATAGATGGCGGGGGCGGTCGCGCGGCGATTTGCAACTCGCCCGGCGCATCCCGCTACTTGGGAAATACCATCTGCTTGAACGTTACTGGGGACTCACCTTAAATTCTGTCGGGCGAAGGGGGGACAAGCGCCCCCAGTTCGGGTGTATCAGGTGCGTCCCCGCTGGCTACGGGCGATCGGACGGCCTCCACCAGCAGGACCCACGACTCCGCACCGGGGTCGACGGCGACGCCTTCGCGGCCGAGACGTGCACCCGAGACGACCGCCTCGCTGCCGGCGTCGATGTTCCGTATGCGATAGTCGCGGTCGAGGTCCAGGCCATCGACGCGCTGACGGCGAGGCGTCGTGCCACCTGGCAGCACGGTGCCGACGACGACGTGGTGGTCACCGTCGCTCAGCTGGAACGCGGGGACCCTCTCGCCCCCGCCTCCACGGAGCGGTGGCGGGGTGAGCCGCCTCAGCTCTCCTGCACGCACGAGCGGCGCGATCTCCTCGCGGTACAGCCGAAGGTGCTCGCGCAGGCAGTCGCGCAGCTCGGGGCTCAGATCCTCGAGGCGCATCGACACCCCGAAGCGCTGCAGCATGGCCGGTCGCAGCATCGCGGCGAAGGCCGACGTCGACAGGCCGCTCCAGTCCCGTTCCTGGTCCGGGTTGTCCCCGCGCCACTGCGACCACGACCAGTGCAGCATCGCGACGGGAGGGAGCATGAGGCTCGCTCCCCAGAGCGCCTGCAGGTGGTGCTCCGTCCAGTCGGGGTCCGACAGGAAGGCGCAATGCGTGTGCGCGGCGAGCCCGAGGTCGATGCGCAGCCCGCCGGAGGAGCACGCCTCGAGGACCACCTCCGGATGGCTCGCGCGAACGTCGTCGAGGACCGCGTAGAGCCCGCGGTAGTGGCGGTACAGCCCGTCGTACGCGCCGTGGCCGTGATCGGTGCGATCGCAGCCGGCGCCGGGGTCCACGTTGAAGTCGAGCTTGAGCCAGCGGGCTCCGGTATCGGTGATCACGCGGGAGATCGTGTCGCGCACGAAGTCCCGTCCCTGCGGCGACCCGAGGCACACGTAGCCGAGGAAGGTCGGATCGCGCGGGTCGAGCGACACCGTGATCGAGGGGGAGGCCGGGGCAGGGGAGCGCCGCGCCGCGATGAGTTCGGGCCGCTCCCGACGCAGTCGCGCATCGGCCCCGACGGCCTCCGGCTCCAACCACACGCCGAAGTCGAGACCGAGCGCGCGCACGTCGTCTGCGAGCGCCGGCAGACCCTGCGGGAAGCGTGCGCCGTTGACGGCGTCCCAGTCACCGCGCTCGCGCTGCCAATCGCTCGCCGCGTCCGCCCTCCCGAACCAGCCGGCGTCGAGCGTGACCGTCTCGATGCCGACCGAGGCCGCCACCACCGCGTTCCGCCGGAAGACGTCTGCGCTGATGTCCGCGTCCTCGTACGGCCACCAGTGGTTCCATTCCACGGGGATCGCCTCGCTCGCCGGAGAGCGCGGCACGACGTCACGGGCGACGGCGCGAGCGAGCGCGGCGGCGGCGGCATCGAGATCGGAACCGACGGCGACGAACACCGGCGGCGCCACGACGGGCGCCTCCGGGGTGACGACGGTCCGGAATCCGTCCGGAGAGATGCCGGCCGTCAGCAGGCCGTGGGCGTCGATGGAGATGTGCCAGTTCCCGCTCCACGCCGGCGAGACGATCATCGCGGCCCCTGCGCGCGTGAGTCCGAGCCACGGGTGCATGCCGTGTGACGACCGGCCGGAGGAGACGCCGAGGCGGAGGGGGAGGTCGAGCTCTCCCTCGATCGGTGCGAACTCCGCGCCCCACGACGACGTGAACCACAGGGTGCGCCACGGAGCCGCGTCGTCGATGTCGAGGCGGGCGCGCACGGCGTCGAGACCGGAGAGCTCGACGGAGCCCGTGGAGCGCAGCTCGAGCGCGAACTCCCACACCCGGCCGTCCGGACCCCTCTCGATCATGCGGCGGTGGTGGTCCACGCCGGCGGCCGCGATCGAGGCGAGTGGGTGGAGGAGCGGACGCCCGTCGAGCAGGATCGGCTCTGCGGGACGCGGCGTCATCGTCCGAGGCTCGCGCCGAGCCCGCTCATCACGTAGCGCGAGGCGAGAGCGAGCAGGATGAGCGGCGGGAGGGAGCTGATGATCAGTCCGGCCGAGACGAGGGTCTGGTCGCTCGTGAACCGACCGCCGATCTGCGCGAGCGCCGGGGTGAGGAGGCGCAACTGGTCGTTCGGCAGGAGGATGTAGGCGAACAGGAGCTCGTTCCACATCGCGAGGAACTGCAGCACCGCGAGTGTCGCGATGCCGGGGATGCCCATCGGCACGGCGACCGACAGGAACGTGCGCCAGAATCCGGCGCCGTCGATGCGCGCAGCCTCCAGGACGTTCGCATCGAGAGTGCGGAACGTGACGGAGAGGAAGAACACCGCGAACGGCATGCCCGTCGCGATGTACACGAGCATGAGGCCCTGGAGGCTGCCCACGAGTCCGAGGTTCGACAGGAGCAGGTACGTCGGGATGATGAGCACCTGCCCGGGCACGAGCATGACGAGGACGAAGCCGGCACGGATGTACTTCACCCCGGGGACGGGGAGCTTCGCCATCGCGAAGCCCGCGAGCCCGGCGATGAGCAGCTGCAGCGTGAGAGCCACGGCGATGACGGTCAGGCTGTTCCCGAGTGCCCGGCCGATCCCGTAGTTGTTCCAGAGGGCGACGAAGTTCTCGAGCGTGAGCGACTCCGGCAGACCGAACGGGTTGAGGAGGTAGTCGGCCTTGCTGCGGAAGGCCGACGACCCGATGAAGACCACGGGGAACGCGATCGACACGGCCACGAGGCACAGGGCCAGGAAGATCGGCGTTCGCGACCGCTTCGAGAGGGTCGAGCTGGTCTCGCTCACGATTCTTCTCCGTCCGAGAGCCGGAACACCTTGAGCTGCACGAGCGTCAGTCCACCGATGAGGAGGAACACGAGCACGGCAAGCGCCGCTCCCTGGCCGAGGTTCGACGAGGAGAAGGCGAGGGTGTAGATGAGGTAGTCGAGGGTCGTGGTGTCGTAGCCCGGGCCGCCGGCCGTCATCACGAAGATGAACCCGAAGAGAGAGGTGAACGTGTAGAGCACGTTGAGGATCGTCACGAGGGCGAGGACGCCGCGGATGCTCGGCAGCGTGATGTACCAGAGCCGCTTCCACCACCCGGCGCCGTCCATCGTCGCCGCCTCGAGCATCTCCGGGTTGATCGAGCTGAGTCCCGACAGCAGGATGAGCGTCTGGTAGCCGAAACCGGACCAGACGAGAGCCATGACGATCACGAAGATCGACGTGCCCGCCTGGCTGAAGAAGTCGATGGGTTGTCCGCCCGTGGCGACGATCGCGGCGTTGATCGGACCGCGGTAGGAGAAGAGCGTCTTGAACATGAGGCCGACGACCGCCGTCGACAGCACGTTCGGCACGAAGAAGAGAACGCGGAAGAACTTCCACCCGCGGATCCGCTCGTGCAGCAGCACGGCGCAGATCACGGCCGTGAAGATCACGAGGGGGACGGCCACGAGGAACAGGAGGTTCGTGACGAAGACCTGGTGGAGGAGCGGGTCCCCGAGGAGGTCGATGTAGTTGCCGAGCCCGAGCCACTCGTAGCGGACTCCGTTCGAGCGATGCAGAGAGATCCAGAGGGCGTAGCCCACGGGGTACGCCATGAATGCGAGCACGAGCAGGAGCGCCGGGGCCACGGCGAGGGACGCGATGATCCGCTCGCGCCGCCGCCAACCGGCTGCGGGCCGCCGGGGTGGGGGTGCCGCCCCGGACGCCGCGGTGAGCGCGGCGCCCGGAGCGAGCTGGGTGGGGGCGGTCATTACTGCGTCTGCTCGCTCTCGTACGCGTCCTGCAGCTGCGAGACCGCGTCCTCCGCGGTGGTCTGGCCTGTGAAGACGGTGGCGTTCACCCGGTAGAAGAGGTCGATGACGAGCTGCGGCATGACGTTGTCGAACGGGTAGACCACGTCTTCGACGTTCACGAGCTGCTCGGCCTGCGACTGCAGGTACGGGTTGGTGATGACCGACGGGTCGGCTTGCGCCGAGTTCGACGCCTCCGTCTGGTTGAGTTCCACGTACAGGTCGATCGTCGACGGCTCGGCGAGGTAGTTCAGGAAGTCCTGCGCCTCCTCTTGGTGTTCCGAGTAGTTCGTGATCGAGAGGGACACGTTCGGGCCACCCGCGATTGTGCTCGGGTACTCCGCGTCTTCGAGCATCGGGATGGGGAACACGCCCATGTCGTCGCCGACGGCGTCGAACATCGCGCTGTTCTCCCACGAGCCCGAGACCATGAACGCCCCGTTGCCCTGCAGGAAGCCCGTGAGGAGCTCCGAGTTGCCGAGGCTGCCGGCGTCGGGGTTCGTGAGGCCGCGCGAGAAGAGGTCGGCGTACGCTTCGTAGGCCTCGACCATCGCGGGGTCGTCGATCGGGATGTCGCCGTTGAACATGTCGGTGAACGCGGTGGGGCCGAGCAGGCCGCCGGCGAGCGCCGCGACGATCCAGGCGCCGCTGTAGCCCTCCTGGTTCGTGGTCCAGAACGGCGTGTAGTCGGTCTCGTCGAGCACCTGCTGGCCGTCGTCGAGCAGCTCCTCCCAGGTGGCGGGCGGTGTCGACAGGTCGAGGCCGGCCTCCTCGACCATCGCCTTGTTGTAGAAGACGTAGAAGTAGGAACCGCCGCCGTAGGGCAGCCCGAGCAGGTCGCCGTCCTCCTGGTAGCCGGCCCGCACGGTGTTCCATCCACTCAGGTCGGCGACGGTCTCGTCGGAGAAGGTGTCGTTGAGCGGGAGGAGGAAATCGGCGTAGTCGATCGTGTTGCCGCCCGTGTAGCCGACGCGGATGTCCGGGCCGTTCTTCGCGATCGATGCGGCCTGGAACTGTGCGGCGTCCTGCGAGATGTCGCCGGAGAGCTGCACGATGTCGATCGAGACGCCGGGGTTGTCGTCCTCGTAGTCGGCGGCGACGCGATGGAGGAAGGAGTTGTCCTCGTCGACACTGCCGTCCTCCGCCTTCTTCGAGAGCAGTCCGTTGTCCCAGATCGTGAGCGTGACATCGCCGTCGGCGCTCTCGGAGGAGGGTGCGCAGCCGGCGAGGCCGGCCACGACGAGGCCCGTCGCGGCGATGGCGGCCGCGGCTCGTCTCATGGTCATGTGCTGTGTCCTTTCAGGGTGACGATGATCGTCTGAGGGTCGGGTGTGGGGGCGGGTCGTGAGGGTGGACGGGGAATTGATCGATCAAATTCGGACGAAGGCTGCGCTGTCCCCATCAGAACGTCGCCCCCAGGCCACCGTCGACCGCGACGACCTGACCGGTGACGTACGTGTTGTCCGGGGAGACGAAGAACTCGGCGGCCGCTGCGATCTCGTCGGGCTGCGCCGGCCGGCGCAGGGGGATGCGACCGTGACGCACGTAGACGTCCTGGAACCAGCCGGTCTCGAACTCGGTGGACCCGTCGGCGAGTCGGGCCATCGGGGTGTCGACGAACCCGGGAGCGAGCGCGTTCACGAGGATCCCGTCGGCCGCGAGATCGACGGCGAGGCTGCGAGTGAAGGCGTGGACGCCTCCCTTGCTCGTGGCGTAGGCGAGGGTGTCGACCGCGCTCGTCTGGCCCTGGACCGACCCGATGTTGAGCACGCGGGCCGACGACGAGTCACGGAGGAGCGGCAGGAGGGCGACGGTGAGGGCCACCATGCCGTCGAGGTTCACGTCGAGCACGCGGCGGTACGACGCCATGTCGAGGTCGGCGGTGGAGCCGGTCTCGGCGATGCCGGCGGCGTTCACGAGCACGTCGAGGGTCGAGACGTGTTCCCGGATGCGGGAGACGAGCGCGGCCGCGACGTCCGGCCGTCCGACGTCGGCGAGGTCGGCGACGATGCCGCTGGCCCTGCCGCCGGCGGCGGCGAGTTCGGAGATCCGTCGCTCGAGGCCCTGCGCGTCGATGTCGAGGAGCACCACGGAGTGGCCCGATCGCGTCAGACGGGCGGCGATCGCCGCACCGATGCCGCTGGCGGCACCCGTGACGAGTGCGGTCCTGGACGGGATGGACATCCTCGCTCCTTCGCGAATGAACACCTTTGGTCTGATGTGAGCCTGCCGAGATGGGATCGCCATCGCTGCATCTGAGCCGAGCATACCCATACTCGGCGCTTTCATACTATGTTTGAGGAAAATTCCGTGAGAGGACGATGATGCCCCGGATCGACGCCGTCGACTTCTTCTACGCCAGCATGCCCGAGATCACCGACGAGGCGGACGGCAGCCAGGACGCCCTGCTCGTGCGGGTCGTGGCGGGCGATCACGTGGGCTGGGGCGAGTGCGAGGCGTCGCCTCTCACATCCATCGCCGCCTTCGTCGCTCCGGCGTCCCACGGCGTGTGCCAGCCGGTGTCTGCGTCCGTGCTCGGGGAGCACGTCGACGGGCAGGCCGACATCGCGCGCATCGCCGCGCTCGTGGCGCGCAACAGCATGGACCTGCTGCAGGCGCCCCACACCTTCTCCGGCATCGAGATGGCGCTCTGGGATCTCCTCGGTCGTATCCGGGAGGAACCCGTGTGGCGCCTGCTCGGCTACACGGCCGCGCATGCGAAGACACCCTATGCGTCGATGCTCTTCGGGCGGACGCCGGACGAGACGATCGCGCAGGGCCGGTCTGCGCTCGAACGCGGCTTCCGCGCCGTGAAGTTCGG
Proteins encoded in this window:
- a CDS encoding alpha-galactosidase, encoding MTPRPAEPILLDGRPLLHPLASIAAAGVDHHRRMIERGPDGRVWEFALELRSTGSVELSGLDAVRARLDIDDAAPWRTLWFTSSWGAEFAPIEGELDLPLRLGVSSGRSSHGMHPWLGLTRAGAAMIVSPAWSGNWHISIDAHGLLTAGISPDGFRTVVTPEAPVVAPPVFVAVGSDLDAAAAALARAVARDVVPRSPASEAIPVEWNHWWPYEDADISADVFRRNAVVAASVGIETVTLDAGWFGRADAASDWQRERGDWDAVNGARFPQGLPALADDVRALGLDFGVWLEPEAVGADARLRRERPELIAARRSPAPASPSITVSLDPRDPTFLGYVCLGSPQGRDFVRDTISRVITDTGARWLKLDFNVDPGAGCDRTDHGHGAYDGLYRHYRGLYAVLDDVRASHPEVVLEACSSGGLRIDLGLAAHTHCAFLSDPDWTEHHLQALWGASLMLPPVAMLHWSWSQWRGDNPDQERDWSGLSTSAFAAMLRPAMLQRFGVSMRLEDLSPELRDCLREHLRLYREEIAPLVRAGELRRLTPPPLRGGGGERVPAFQLSDGDHHVVVGTVLPGGTTPRRQRVDGLDLDRDYRIRNIDAGSEAVVSGARLGREGVAVDPGAESWVLLVEAVRSPVASGDAPDTPELGALVPPSPDRI
- a CDS encoding carbohydrate ABC transporter permease, producing MTAPTQLAPGAALTAASGAAPPPRRPAAGWRRRERIIASLAVAPALLLVLAFMAYPVGYALWISLHRSNGVRYEWLGLGNYIDLLGDPLLHQVFVTNLLFLVAVPLVIFTAVICAVLLHERIRGWKFFRVLFFVPNVLSTAVVGLMFKTLFSYRGPINAAIVATGGQPIDFFSQAGTSIFVIVMALVWSGFGYQTLILLSGLSSINPEMLEAATMDGAGWWKRLWYITLPSIRGVLALVTILNVLYTFTSLFGFIFVMTAGGPGYDTTTLDYLIYTLAFSSSNLGQGAALAVLVFLLIGGLTLVQLKVFRLSDGEES
- a CDS encoding DUF2207 domain-containing protein, which codes for MAPRTSARSRPTILLGIAATALLAAAVTATASPAHADTDDFTFDSFHADMTLVRSADRHAELLVTETLVARFPEDEEQNRGIIRAIPDDYDGVPLRTEIASVTDEDGEPVPYEVSEDGGFLEVATGDDSYVFGEQTYVISYTQRDTIRAFADTEADEFQRDLNGTGWEQPFGEVTSTLTMDAELAEALTGNAACYLGEQGSTDLCDIESAEEDGSVVFRTSASDLDPGENVSIAVGFDAGTFVPGEVERNGLEQFAFDATPAVQGGSIAAIALSVVAAIGALVGRRRSRDAPGRGVIVPQYEPPRDVTVMQAAHLAGRKNQAVPAALVDLAVAGNVRLLATEGEETSDGVVLEYVRPSEDAERQDVLVALFGEGAEAGARKKIAPDAQALAARLSALSDVARDSLRDAGLTETPDHRAASLAIYGSIGVFVLAFVCLILGVLGRTGTWFGGVALLASVLAVVLAISLWRYRDRITDTGASARDHLVGLRDYLALAEKDRLRVLQSPEGAERVDTGDPLQVVHLYEELLPYAVIWGVEKEWSEVLELRVQEAGTRLDWYGGGSSFSSVHFLTTFGALRSGSLAGTSAGAWTGSGSGSYTGGSMGGGFSGMGSGGGGGGGR
- a CDS encoding NAD(P)H-dependent oxidoreductase translates to MPALIIDGHPNAESLSAAIARRYAASFGDATLVALRDLDFDVHLRAGYRAEQPLEPDLERVWLEMVRADHIVIVTPIWWGATPALLSGFFDRVLLPRRAFRFSRLGLPVGLLAGRSGRLVVTTDSPRLFLARQGDPTVRAVRDGTMRYCGIAPAAVTRIGPVRGADQERREAWLARIEGIAARDAERVTRSAPRRARRAARLAEIPSRARSTESVGRAWDRH
- a CDS encoding SDR family NAD(P)-dependent oxidoreductase; translated protein: MSIPSRTALVTGAASGIGAAIAARLTRSGHSVVLLDIDAQGLERRISELAAAGGRASGIVADLADVGRPDVAAALVSRIREHVSTLDVLVNAAGIAETGSTADLDMASYRRVLDVNLDGMVALTVALLPLLRDSSSARVLNIGSVQGQTSAVDTLAYATSKGGVHAFTRSLAVDLAADGILVNALAPGFVDTPMARLADGSTEFETGWFQDVYVRHGRIPLRRPAQPDEIAAAAEFFVSPDNTYVTGQVVAVDGGLGATF
- a CDS encoding carbohydrate ABC transporter permease, with the translated sequence MSETSSTLSKRSRTPIFLALCLVAVSIAFPVVFIGSSAFRSKADYLLNPFGLPESLTLENFVALWNNYGIGRALGNSLTVIAVALTLQLLIAGLAGFAMAKLPVPGVKYIRAGFVLVMLVPGQVLIIPTYLLLSNLGLVGSLQGLMLVYIATGMPFAVFFLSVTFRTLDANVLEAARIDGAGFWRTFLSVAVPMGIPGIATLAVLQFLAMWNELLFAYILLPNDQLRLLTPALAQIGGRFTSDQTLVSAGLIISSLPPLILLALASRYVMSGLGASLGR
- a CDS encoding ABC transporter substrate-binding protein, with the protein product MTMRRAAAAIAATGLVVAGLAGCAPSSESADGDVTLTIWDNGLLSKKAEDGSVDEDNSFLHRVAADYEDDNPGVSIDIVQLSGDISQDAAQFQAASIAKNGPDIRVGYTGGNTIDYADFLLPLNDTFSDETVADLSGWNTVRAGYQEDGDLLGLPYGGGSYFYVFYNKAMVEEAGLDLSTPPATWEELLDDGQQVLDETDYTPFWTTNQEGYSGAWIVAALAGGLLGPTAFTDMFNGDIPIDDPAMVEAYEAYADLFSRGLTNPDAGSLGNSELLTGFLQGNGAFMVSGSWENSAMFDAVGDDMGVFPIPMLEDAEYPSTIAGGPNVSLSITNYSEHQEEAQDFLNYLAEPSTIDLYVELNQTEASNSAQADPSVITNPYLQSQAEQLVNVEDVVYPFDNVMPQLVIDLFYRVNATVFTGQTTAEDAVSQLQDAYESEQTQ
- a CDS encoding SDR family oxidoreductase, whose amino-acid sequence is MTAENDPRTAHHEDGFKEQEQTQPGLTSEMTPRPDHGEDTYRGSGRLEGLVALITGGDSGIGRAAAIAYAREGADVAIVCLPEEQADGDDTGRLIEEAGHRSLVIAADIRDEQTNADIVERVVAELGSLDILVLNAAFQDVADGITELATAKLQRTFETNIYAQLWMTRSAVPHLKPGSSIIVTSSVQAASPSPQLIDYAMTKAAQLAFVKALAQELGEKGIRVNAVAPGPVWTPLIPGTSWPEKLPDFGQDTPLGRAGQPAELASTYVFLADPASSYVSGAVVSVTGGTTF
- a CDS encoding TetR/AcrR family transcriptional regulator; this encodes MSRSDRGYHHGDLAAALEAAAFELVDESGHSGLSLREVARRADVSHNAPYHHYGDRASLLAHLGAVSMGHLIDSLEAARRDASDAAPGERAALVAGAYIHYAALHSARFRLMNDPEICDPRQPSPTMAPLLERVHGILADLVDELEPDAPEARRASLCTAIWGAVHGLAELVLTGQVPESEAGPALTTLLDPNRG